The genome window GATTCCGTTTTTAAAGATAACCGATCAATTGTATTGAGTGAAAAGCTTGCTAAAAAATATTTTAAGGACGAAAATCCAATAGGGAAAACTTTAAAGGTTACAAATGAATATTTTATGGTCACCGGAGTATTTAAAAACGTCCCAAAAAAAACTCATTTATGGTACGATTATTTACTCCCTATGAGTTTTGGAAAAGAAAGGGGGATGTCTGTTGATAGATGGAATAACAGTACTTTCTATACCTATTTATTAATTGCTGATGGGGTCAATGAATCGCAAATCAACGAAAAAATACGTCATTACCTTGATGACAAGCCAACCCTTGAGAAAAACACTGAACTAAAATTACAGCCCCTATCAGATATTCACTTATATTCGAATGTCGATTTTGATTTTGCTAGCGGCGACATCAAATATGTACGGATTTTTATGATTGTGGCCATTTTTATACTTGTTCTGGCATGTATAAACTTCATGAATTTATCTTCTGCCAGATCGATACGTCGGGCAAAAGAAATTGGAATCAGGAAAGTAATTGGGGCAAGTAGATTTCAGCTAATAAATCAAAATCTAGCTGAAACTTCTTTTCAGGTTTTTACATCTATTTTCATCGCGCTTATTCTAGTGAAATTTGCACTCCCATCTTTCAATAATATTGCTGGTAGAGAGCTGATTTTAGACCTATATAACCCGAATCTAATCGTTGGACTTTTATTTGTGCTTTTTATTTGCATCATTGTATCAGGACTTTACCCTGCAATACAGATATCTTTATTTAATCCCATTCAAACATTAAAAGGGGGGCATGTTAAAGGTGCACATAATTCCAGTTTCATTAAAATGCTTGTAGTATTTCAATTTTTGACTTCCGTCACACTAATAATTAGTGTGATTACCATTCAGAAACAGCTAATCTACTTTCAGAATAAAAAATTAGGATATAATAAGGAACATGTTCTGAACTTTGGAATTTCAGCTGAATTCATTAATAAATTTGATAATATCAAGACTGAATTGCTCCAAAACCCTTATATAAAGGATGTCACACAAATGGTTGCTTATCCAAATCAAGGATATGCTTTTTCAAATACATTGTTTACCTGGGAAGGGATGCAGAGTGGGAAAGAAATACTCTTTAGAAATAATTTTGTTGGGTACGATTATTTTAAAACATATCAAATGAAAATTGTTGAAGGGCGTGATTTTTCAAAAAATTATCCAACCGATACCATCGACGCCCTAATTGTTAATCAAACTGCTGTTAAAAGCATGGGGATGGACAATCCAATTGGTCAGCGATTAAAATATAATAATCAGGATTACTTAACCATTGTTGGAGTAGTTGAGGATTACAATTTCTCATCCCTCAAAAACAAAGTAGAACCTCTTATATTATGGTTAAAACCGGCAGAATGCATGCAAATCAGTATCCGCATAGATGAAAATAATTATCAAAATGCCATTGGTTTTATTGAGGGAAAATGGAAAGAGTATGTAAAAAATGTACCTTTTCACTATGATTTTATGAATGAACGATTGAATATTATGTACACCTCTGAAAGGGAATATGCCAAAATAATAACCTATTTTGCAATCCTTGCCATTCTGATATCTTGTTTGGGTTTATTCGGACTTACCTTTTATATGATCTCACAAAAGATGAAAGAAATTGGGATTAGAAAGGTGTTTGGGGGAACAATGGGTGATATCCATATATATCTGACAAAGACCTTTTTAAAATGGGTATTTATAGCAAATCTTGTTTCATGGCCAGTTTCGTGGTATCTAATGGACAAATGGCTAGACAATTATGCCTATCACACCAAAATTAACATATGGACATTCATGCTAGCATTAGGAATTACTTTACTGATTGCCTTATTAACTATTTTATATCAAACAATAAAGGCATCTAATAGTAAACCTATTGATGTGCTCAGGTACGAATAATTTATTTTTTGTAACATTTAAGTTAAATAGACGTCTATATAATATCAAAACCTATAAAAAATGATCAGATCAACCAACTTATCGAAAGTATTTCGCACCGACGAAGTAGAAACAACTGCTCTTAACGAAGTAACCTTTGAAATTAAAAAAGGTGAATTTGTAGCCATAATGGGTCCTTCCGGCTGTGGAAAATCAACACTGTTAAACATTCTTGGATTATTAGACAATCCTACGAGTGGAGAATATTATTTCCTGGAGAACGAAGTATCCGGATTTTCTGAACGGCAACGTGCAAACCTGCGTAAAAACAACATAGGTTTTGTATTTCAGAACTTTAATTTGATTGATGAATTAAATGTATTTGAGAATGTTGAACTTCCTCTTATTTACCTGGGTTATAGCGCTAAAGATCGTAAAAAACGTGTAGATGAAGTATTGGAACAAATGCAAATTATTCACCGCAAAAAACATTTTCCGCTTCAGTTATCAGGAGGTCAGCAACAAAGAGTAGCGGTTGCCAGAGCAGTAGTAGCAAATCCGGCTCTCATCCTTGCTGATGAGCCTACAGGTAACCTTGACTCGGCTCATGGCGAAGAAGTAATGAACCTATTAAGCGATTTAAACAGTAAAGGAACCACCATAATTATGGTGACTCACTCACAACGTGATGCGGAATACAGTCAAAGGGTTATCCGATTATTTGACGGGCAAATTATTGCTGAAAACATTAAGGAAAAGATTCTTTAATCAAAATCACAAAATCACTATATATTCCTGGAGGCCAATGGCCTCCATTTTTTTTGAAACATACAACCAAATCATCCATTCTCAATAACTTAAAAGATTTTAAATAAAAAACTCATAACTCATAATCCATAACTCCCGCCCGAACGTTCCGTTCGGAACGGGCGGGCATAATTCATAACTTCTCAAATCACTATCTTTATAACTGAAATAAAAAAATTCTGTAACATTTTTGGTAAGCCGAAGTTTATATAACTGTTAACTCAAAAATAGCCATCAATTTGGAATCGATTTCTGACAATGCATTAATGCTAAAGGTTAAGTCGGGCGACTTAAGCAAACTTGGATTGCTATTTGAGAGGTATAACAAAGCGGTCTTTGGCTTCTTTTATCGAAACACTTCTAATCGTGAAATGAGTGAGGATTTAGTACAGATGTTATTTGAGCGCATCTTAAAATACCGCACTAATTTCAGGGGTGATGGAAAGTTTGTCGTCTGGATGTACAGTATAGCCCGGAATGTACTGATTGATCATTACAAACAAACGAAAAAACAAGGATTTATGAAAGAGTTGGAAGAAGCCGGAAACATTGAATTCGTCGACGAAAATTACAATCAGGAAGCTATTGATGAAAGGCATCAATTACTAATTAAGGCAATGACCAAATTGGATAGTGATAAACGCGAATTACTTACACTGAGTCGTTACCAGGGATTGAAGTACAAAGAAATAGCTGAAATTATGCAGACTACAGAAGGCGCTATCAGAATTAAAATTTTCAGGGCCTTAAACGATTTAAGAATGCATTATTTAAAATTAGAAAAGATAGAAGCACAATGAGTAAAGATGAATTATACAAATTAGTTTTAGATTACCTGGACGGGAATCTGGATCCATTAAAGCTTGATATACTTAAGCACGAATTGGAAATGATGGGTTATGGTTTGGATAATTTGGAAGAATTAAAAACGCTGGTTAAAACCATGGATGAAATCGAAATCCCAGGTCCAAGTAGCGAAATGTCCGATCGTTTTTATCAAATGTTGGAAGCAGAAATAGATGAGTCGAAGCTAGCTTCAACAAAAGGTTCTATTTTATCTTATCTAAGTAATTTCTTAACTCAATTTTTAACCTCAAAACTTTCATATGGTTTAATCATGTTAATATTTGGATGGATCATAGGTTTCTGGATTACACCTAATACAAGCGTAAGCAATCAGATGAGCCAAATGAATATCGAGATACAACAAATGAAAGAAATGGTAATGTTTAGCATGCTTGATCAACCCATGGCGAGTGAGCGCTTACAAGCTATGAAGATGATCAGTCCTTCGCCCGTTGATAACGACAAAATTATTGCATCACTTTTAGATGCGCTTAACAAGGATTCGGATGTAAATGTCCGCATGGCTGCCGTGGAAGCCTTGCTTGCCTTTGCAAATTTAGATCAGGTTAGAAATGGGCTAAAAGAATCGGTTTTTAAACAAAATTCTCCACTGGTTCAGTTAACACTGGTCGATGGTTTGGTTGCAATTAATGATAAAGCAGCCATCCCGATATTCGAGAGTTTGATCAGCAACAATGATGTTCATCAGGCAGTGAAAGACCGGAGCAGAGAAGGTATCACTAAATTAATTTAAGAAAATGAAAAATATAAAAATAGCAATTATACTCACCTGCATTTCTTTACTTTTCTGCATATCGCTGAAAGCACAAGAAAGCAGTGAGAAAATAAAAGAGAGTTTTACGGTTCCCAATACCGATAATTATTCGGAAGTTCACATTCGAAACCTATTCGGATCGGTAAAGGTCGAAAACTATAACGGAACTACACTCCTATTGGAAGCCACTAAAACAATATCTTCTAAAAATCAGGAAGGACTCGATAAAGGAAAATCCGAAATTAAACTTGAGGTGTATGAATACGCAAAAGGATTGTTTATTTATTTGGATAATCCATGCGCAATTTTCGACGAAGAAAAACTTAGGTTAAATTATGATTGCTACGATCATCGAGGCTATAACAGTAGGGATTATAAATTCAACATGGATATTACTGTTAAGATTCCTGTAAATGTTGATTATGTTCATGTCAGCACCATCAATAACGGAAAAATTTACATTAAAGGATTAACCTGTAATCTGGATGTTAGCAATGTGAATGGCCCGCTAACCATAGTTGACCATGCCGGAAATATTGAAGCAACAACCGTGAATGGAGATTTAGATGTTAATTTCATAAAGAACCCTGATTCTTACGCCGAATTCAGCACCATTAATGGTAAAATAGAAGTGTCATGTCTAAAAAATCTTTCAGCTAAAATTCAATACAAATCAATGAACGGGAGTTTTTATACCGATTACGAGGATATCACTTTTATGCCTGCCGAATTAAAGAAATCTGAAAGCAAAAGATCAAGTTCTACTAAATACAAACTAAGTGATATCAAATCATTTAGTATTGGTGGGGGTGAAACGAAATTCAGTTTTAATACCCTAAACGGGAATATGTATTTAACAACGAAATAATTAAAAAACTAATATAAAATGAAAAAGATCAGAATAGTACTCATTACAATGCTTAGCATCATAATGTTAGGTGCAATCGGACAGGAAACACAAAAGCAACAATTGGTTATTCCTTTGTCCGATCCAGGCAAACCGGGATTTTTAGCACTTGGTGGAATCAACTGTAGCATAAATGTTACCGGTTACGATGGAAAAGAAGTGATTGTGGTTGCTTATTCAAAAAATGGAATGGCTAAAATAAGCGAAACCAAAAATGGCATGAAAAAAATCAACGCTTCATCAATGAGCATTGAGGCTGAAGAAAAAGATAACAGGATTGATGTTTCCAGTGGGTTCTCTCATGAAGGTATTAATTTTGAAGTTAAAGTTCCTTACAATTTTTCCCTTGAATTAAGCACGGTTAATGAAGGTGAAATTAAAGTTGAAAATGTAAATGGTGAAATCAGCGCCAATAATATAAATGGACCTATTACCTTACATAAAATAAGCGGTTTGGTATCTGCATCAACAATAAATGAAGATATCATCATTACTTTCGACAAAGTAACACCTGATTCTCCCATGGCATTTTCATCGCTAAATGGAAATATCGACATTACTTTCCCAGCAAGTATCAAAGCCAATTTAAAAATCAAATGCGATCAAGGCGATATTCTTACCGATTTTGATGTAGAGCTTAGCAAAGAACGAAAAGTAAACAACGAAACAAATAAAAAGGGCGTTTATAAAGTTTCGGTTGATGAATGGGTTTATGGTAAGATAAACGGCGGTGGCCCTGAATACTCATTTAAGAATTTCCATGGCGATATCGTTATCCGAAAGAAATAAACTGAAATTCAATTTAATAAAAAAGGAGGAAAATTTTCCTCCTTTTTTTTATAACAAATTGTGTTCCTCCAGAAAATCAAAAAATGCCTTCTTGTAACTTTCCCCGATTGGAATATTCATTTCCCCAACTT of Bacteroidota bacterium contains these proteins:
- a CDS encoding ABC transporter permease, whose translation is MITNYLKSALKSFKHGLFYNCINIVGLALGIACSVLILLWVSHEFSYENFNPKKNQVYRIIQDMDFEKPVSWAINQGPLGPSLVKDFPEIEKFTRFKISGFTLEYNETKFRERGGYADHDFFDIFGCNLTLRSGDSVFKDNRSIVLSEKLAKKYFKDENPIGKTLKVTNEYFMVTGVFKNVPKKTHLWYDYLLPMSFGKERGMSVDRWNNSTFYTYLLIADGVNESQINEKIRHYLDDKPTLEKNTELKLQPLSDIHLYSNVDFDFASGDIKYVRIFMIVAIFILVLACINFMNLSSARSIRRAKEIGIRKVIGASRFQLINQNLAETSFQVFTSIFIALILVKFALPSFNNIAGRELILDLYNPNLIVGLLFVLFICIIVSGLYPAIQISLFNPIQTLKGGHVKGAHNSSFIKMLVVFQFLTSVTLIISVITIQKQLIYFQNKKLGYNKEHVLNFGISAEFINKFDNIKTELLQNPYIKDVTQMVAYPNQGYAFSNTLFTWEGMQSGKEILFRNNFVGYDYFKTYQMKIVEGRDFSKNYPTDTIDALIVNQTAVKSMGMDNPIGQRLKYNNQDYLTIVGVVEDYNFSSLKNKVEPLILWLKPAECMQISIRIDENNYQNAIGFIEGKWKEYVKNVPFHYDFMNERLNIMYTSEREYAKIITYFAILAILISCLGLFGLTFYMISQKMKEIGIRKVFGGTMGDIHIYLTKTFLKWVFIANLVSWPVSWYLMDKWLDNYAYHTKINIWTFMLALGITLLIALLTILYQTIKASNSKPIDVLRYE
- a CDS encoding ABC transporter ATP-binding protein, giving the protein MIRSTNLSKVFRTDEVETTALNEVTFEIKKGEFVAIMGPSGCGKSTLLNILGLLDNPTSGEYYFLENEVSGFSERQRANLRKNNIGFVFQNFNLIDELNVFENVELPLIYLGYSAKDRKKRVDEVLEQMQIIHRKKHFPLQLSGGQQQRVAVARAVVANPALILADEPTGNLDSAHGEEVMNLLSDLNSKGTTIIMVTHSQRDAEYSQRVIRLFDGQIIAENIKEKIL
- a CDS encoding HEAT repeat domain-containing protein, translating into MSKDELYKLVLDYLDGNLDPLKLDILKHELEMMGYGLDNLEELKTLVKTMDEIEIPGPSSEMSDRFYQMLEAEIDESKLASTKGSILSYLSNFLTQFLTSKLSYGLIMLIFGWIIGFWITPNTSVSNQMSQMNIEIQQMKEMVMFSMLDQPMASERLQAMKMISPSPVDNDKIIASLLDALNKDSDVNVRMAAVEALLAFANLDQVRNGLKESVFKQNSPLVQLTLVDGLVAINDKAAIPIFESLISNNDVHQAVKDRSREGITKLI
- a CDS encoding RNA polymerase sigma factor, coding for MLKVKSGDLSKLGLLFERYNKAVFGFFYRNTSNREMSEDLVQMLFERILKYRTNFRGDGKFVVWMYSIARNVLIDHYKQTKKQGFMKELEEAGNIEFVDENYNQEAIDERHQLLIKAMTKLDSDKRELLTLSRYQGLKYKEIAEIMQTTEGAIRIKIFRALNDLRMHYLKLEKIEAQ